A stretch of Salvelinus sp. IW2-2015 unplaced genomic scaffold, ASM291031v2 Un_scaffold2589, whole genome shotgun sequence DNA encodes these proteins:
- the LOC112074335 gene encoding E3 ubiquitin-protein ligase TRIM21 produces MALSGPGGFLSEDQFICSICLDVFTNPVSTPCGHSYCLDCISTYWDGGGGKTCVCPLCKESFRKRPDLHINRTLKEITEQFKKMADGLDWGAMVIEGGIESQGWGGGGNEGVSYGVERPPVPPKPPGMGVMPGDLLLEMKTRLQRPLKSRTPPPVLHPHPPSPXSSNTTALSPPAPPVVPRRYTLSGPADSSGDAPLCPEHQRGLEFFCRTDQTCGCAVCMEGEHHGHQVIPAKREWLIKKSQLEITEAELRDMITQREKKVEDIRTSLEDIQACAEHETAGSMHVFSALVSSVERSQAELLEVIEMSQRAAQHRGQTLIRDLEQEISELRKRSATLTQLAQSDDYVLFFKTFSTPPQTRDWSDAVVTSDLTSGRCFLLSIKWWSGFREDLKRLPEICLRPQPQTDQSVGRYIPSLLSQPNHAVGRNSPNLPSQADQSLGRCSPSLRSPPPPEHSVGRDSPDWLSQPQPDQSVGRNPKPKVRIVQEYAVDITLDPLTAHPRLLISDDGKQVRCWDRYQPVPDGPERFDRVVCVLGRQAFSSGRHYWEVEVGGKTDWDLGVASHSINRKGKIIVSPAHGYWFLSLRDKXDYAFRTEPSTALGLNHKPNRIGIYVDCDKGQVSFYNLDAKMLIYTFTDSFSDAIHPFFSPCTNKSGRNEAPLIICPVSMPLXD; encoded by the exons ATGGCTCTCTCCGGGCCGGGTGGCTTCCTCTCTGAGGATCAGTTCATCTGTTCTATCTGCCTGGATGTGTTCACCAACCCAGTCTCCACACCCTGTGGTCACAGCTACTGTCTGGACTGCATCTCCACCTACTGGGATG gaggaggagggaagacgTGTGTGTGCCCGCTGTGTAAGGAGAGCTTCAGGAAGAGGCCGGACCTTCACATCAACCGCACCCTGAAGGAGATCACCGAGCAGTTTAAGAAGATGGCGGACGGATTGGACTGGGGGGCCATGGTGATTGAAGGAGGGATTGAGAGTCAAGGTTGGGGTGGCGGTGGAAATGAGGGGGTGTCATACGGGGTTGAGCGTCCTCCGGTCCCTCCAAAACCCCCAGGGATGGGTGTGATGCCTGGGGATTTGTTGTTGGAGATGAAGACCAGGTTACAACGACCTTTGAAATCCAGAACCCCTCCGCCCgtcctccacccccaccccccctcaccCWTCTCCTCCAACACCACCGCCCTCTCGCCCCCCGCCCCTCCTGTTGTCCCACGCAGATACACCCTGAGCGGGCCTGCTGATTCCTCCGGCGACGCGCCTCTCTGTCCCGAACACCAGAGGGGGCTGGAGTTCTTCTGCCGGACGGACCAGACGTGTGGGTGTGCCGTGTGCATGGAGGGAGAGCACCATGGACACCAGGTTATACCAGCCAAGAGAGAGTGGCTCATTAAGAAG TCTCAGTTGGAAATCACAGAGGCGGAGCTGAGGGACATgatcacacagagagaaaagaaggtgGAGGACATCAGGACATCACTGGAGGACATACAG gCGTGTGCGGAGCATGAGACAGCGGGCAGCATGCATGTGTTCTCTGCCCTGGTGAGCTCTGTGGAGAGGAGCCAGGCAGAGCTGCTGGAGGTGATAGAGATGTCGCAGCGGGCTGCACAGCACCGAGGACAGACCCTCATCAGAGACCTAGAGCAG GAGATCTCTGAGCTGAGGAAGAGAAGCGCCACCCTCACCCAGCTAGCCCAGTCTGACGACTACGTACTTTTCTTTAAG ACATTCTCCACCCCGCCTCAGACCAGGGATTGGTCGGATGCTgttgtgacctctgacctcacctCAGGGCGGTGCTTCTTACTGTCAATCAAATGGTGGAGCGGTTTCAGGGAGGACCTCAAGAGACTGCCGGAGATCT GTCTGCGTCCTCAACCTCAAACAGACCAATCCGTGGGGAGATATATTCCAA GTTTGCTTTCTCAACCAAACCATGCTGTAGGACGAAATAGTCCAA ATTTACCTTCTCAAGCAGACCAGTCCCTGGGAAGATGTAGTCCAA GTTTGCGTTCTCCACCTCCACCAGAACACTCTGTAGGAAGAGATAGTCCAG ATTGGCTTTCTCAACCTCAACCAGACCAGTCAGTGGGAAGAAATCCAAAACCAA AGGTGAGGATAGTGCAGGAATATGCAG tGGACATAACCCTGGACCCTCTCACCGCCCACCCCCGCCTGCTCATCTCTGACGACGGCAAGCAGGTGCGCTGCTGGGACCGCTACCAGCCCGTGCCGGACGGCCCCGAGCGCTTTGACCGTGTGGTCTGCGTCCTCGGGCGCCAGGCCTTCTCTTCGGGACGCCATTACTGGGAG GTGGAGGTGGGTGGGAAGACGGACTGGGACCTGGGCGTGGCAAGCCACTCCATCAACAGGAAAGGGAAGATCATAGTAAGCCCCGCCCACGGCTACTGGTTCCTGAGTCTCCGGGATAAGAASGACTACGCGTTCCGAACYGAACCGTCGACAGCGCTGGGCCTCAACCACAAACCCAACCGTATAGGGATCTACGTAGACTGTGATAAGGGACAGGTGTCCTTCTATAACYTGGACGCTAAGATGCTCATCTATACATTCACCGACAGCTTCTCGGATGCCATTCATCCCTTCTTCAGCCCTTGCACCAATAAGTCTGGCAGGAACGAGGCGCCGCTCATCATTTGTCCTGTCTCGATGCCTCTGMTGGACTGA